A genomic segment from Panthera tigris isolate Pti1 chromosome A1, P.tigris_Pti1_mat1.1, whole genome shotgun sequence encodes:
- the CD180 gene encoding CD180 antigen, whose protein sequence is MAPCAGCFLLAVMFSASCKAFTSSDQMCTEKEANKTYNCENLGLTEVPDTLPNTTEFLEFGFNFLPVIENTTFTRLIDLMFLDLTRCQINWVHEDTFQYQHQLNTIVLTGNPLIFMAETAFNGPKSLKHLSLIQTGISNLEFIPVYNLEQLESLHLGSNHISSIKFPENFPTQNLKVLDFQNNAIYYISSEDMNALDKATNLSLNFNGNDIKAIEPGAFHSKSFQSLKFGGILNLSVILKGLQNSTAQSLWLGTFEDSDDQDLTPAMFEGLCEMSVESINLQKHHFSNISSTTFRCFTQLKELDLTATHLKALPSGIEGMNALKKLVLNVNNFDQLCQINAASFPSLTDLSIKGNMKTLDFGAGCLEKLENLQKLDLSHNDIEASDCCNLQLKNLPHLQYLNLSYNEPLGLQSQAFKECPQLEHLDLAFTHLHIKAPQSPFQNLRVLQVLNLSHCLLDTSNQHLLAGLVDLRHLNLQGNHFQDRRIAKTNLLQPLNSLEVLSLSSCDLLSIDKQAFQSLGKMSHVDLSYNSLTGDSIDALSHLQGIYLNLAVNSIQAIPPLLLHTLSRQNTINLRHNPLDCTCSNMHFITWYKENLQKFEGVEETMCANPPSLTGVKLYDVELSCGITAVGIFFLIVFLFFIAILLIFSVKFLLRWKYEHI, encoded by the exons ATGGCTCCCTGTGCCGGCTGCTTCCTGTTGGCAGTGATGTTTTCTGCCAGCTGTAAAGCCTTCACCTCCTCGGATCAGATGTGCACTGAG AAAGAAGCCAACAAAACATATAACTGTGAAAATTTAGGTCTCACAGAAGTTCCTGACACTCTACCAAACACAACAGAATTTTTAGAGTTTGGCTTTAATTTCTTGCCTGTAATTGAAAATACAACTTTCACCAGACTCATAGATCTTATGTTTTTGGACTTAACCAG gtgCCAAATTAACTGGGTACATGAAGACACTTTTCAATACCAGCATCAGTTGAACACAATTGTATTGACTGGAAATCCCCTGATATTCATGGCAGAAACAGCATTTAATGGGCCCAAATCGCTGAAGCATCTTTCCTTAATCCAAACAGGAATATCCAATCTCGAGTTTATCCCAGTGTATAATCTGGAACAGTTGGAAAGTTTGCATCTTGGAAGCAACCATATTTCCTCCATTAAGTTCCCAGAGAACTTCCCAACACAGAATTTGAAAGTCCTGGATTTTCAGAATAACGCTATATACTATATCTCGAGTGAAGACATGAATGCTCTGGACAAGGCCACCAACCTAAGCCTTAATTTCAATGGCAATGACATTAAAGCCATTGAGCCTGGAGCTTTCCATTCAAAAAGCTTCCAAAGTTTGAAATTTGGAGGGATTCTTAACTTGTCTGTTATATTGAAAGGTCTACAGAACTCCACTGCTCAGTCCCTCTGGCTGGGGACATTTGAAGACTCTGACGACCAAGACCTTACTCCAGCCATGTTTGAGGGACTTTGTGAAATGTCTGTGGAAAGCATCAATCTACAGAAGCACCACTTCTCTAATATCTCATCTACCACATTTCGCTGCTTCACTCAACTTAAGGAATTGGATCTGACGGCAACTCACCTGAAAGCATTGCCCTCCGGGATTGAGGGTATGAATGCTCTCAAGAAATTAGTTCTCAATGTAAATAATTTTGACCAATTGTGTCAGATCAATGCTGCCAGTTTTCCATCCCTCACAGACCTCTCTATCAAAGGCAACATGAAAACACTTGACTTCGGTGCTGGGTGTTtggaaaaactagaaaatcttcagaaacttGATTTAAGCCACAATGATATAGAAGCTTCCGACTGCTGCAATCTGCAACTCAAAAACCTGCCCCACTTACAATACCTAAACCTGAGCTACAATGAGCCTCTTGGTCTCCAGAGTCAGGCATTCAAAGAATGTCCTCAGTTAGAACATCTAGATTTGGCATTTACCCACTTGCACATTAAGGCTCCACAAAGTCCTTTTCAAAACCTCCGTGTCCTACAGGTTCTGAATCTTTCTCACTGTCTCCTGGATACCAGCAATCAGCACCTTCTAGCAGGCCTGGTGGATCTCCGCCATCTAAATTTACAGGGGAATCACTTTCAAGATAGGCGCATCGCAAAGACCAACCTACTTCAGCCCTTGAACAGCTTGGAGGTTCTTAGTTTATCCTCCTGTGACCTCCTTTCCATAGACAAGCAAGCATTCCAGAGCCTTGGAAAAATGAGTCACGTAGACTTAAGCTACAACAGCCTGACGGGCGATAGCATCGATGCTCTTAGCCATCTTCAGGGGATCTACCTCAATCTGGCCGTCAACAGCATCCAAGCCATCCCACCTCTTCTCCTCCACACCCTGTCCCGGCAGAACACCATTAACTTAAGACACAATCCCCTGGACTGCACTTGTTCGAACATGCATTTTATAACATGGTACAAAGAAAACCTGCAGAAATTTGAGGGTGTGGAGGAAACCATGTGTGCAAACCCTCCATCTTTAACGGGAGTTAAGCTGTATGACGTCGAACTGTCCTGTGGGATTACGGCTGtgggcattttctttcttatagtatttttattcttcattgcCATTCTGCTCATTTTTTCAGTTAAATTCCTCCTCAGGTGGAAATACGAGCACATTTAG